One genomic region from Streptomyces sp. NBC_01431 encodes:
- a CDS encoding LysR family transcriptional regulator: MEARHLRYAVALAEHEHFGRAAGELGIAQPPLSKQIADLEREVGARLFDRTRQGVFPTAAGEAFLARARRALDEIAAATVDAGRAARGETGRLRLGFIASALLDPLPGVLSRFGRERPDVRLELHEMATSRSSSALVAGELDMALTLGPPRGAGAEHLVSVPIGRDHVIAVVSTAHPFAGQSSVTADQLRRQPLIVSAGEDEPAVVAGLRTLLGTDSSALGGATVARDVHTIIGLAASGVGVGLGPSRMRAVPRPGVRFCEVTPRTPLPDLVLSFAGRDHSPVLRAFLDIIRKTCPDVGAALNDRLQHHT; encoded by the coding sequence TCGCGCAGCCGCCGCTGTCCAAGCAGATCGCCGACCTGGAGCGCGAGGTCGGGGCCCGGCTGTTCGACCGCACACGTCAGGGGGTGTTCCCGACCGCCGCCGGTGAGGCGTTCCTCGCGCGGGCACGCCGGGCGCTCGACGAGATCGCGGCGGCCACGGTCGATGCGGGCCGGGCCGCGCGCGGCGAGACGGGACGTCTGCGCCTCGGCTTCATCGCCTCGGCACTGCTCGACCCGCTGCCGGGCGTCCTGAGCCGGTTCGGCCGTGAACGGCCCGACGTGAGACTGGAACTGCACGAGATGGCGACCAGCCGCAGCAGCTCAGCTCTCGTCGCCGGGGAGCTGGACATGGCCCTCACCCTCGGCCCGCCACGGGGCGCCGGAGCCGAGCATCTCGTGTCCGTCCCGATCGGACGCGACCACGTGATCGCTGTGGTGAGTACGGCGCACCCGTTCGCGGGTCAATCATCGGTAACGGCCGACCAGTTGCGACGACAGCCACTGATCGTGTCGGCCGGCGAGGACGAGCCCGCCGTAGTCGCCGGACTACGCACCCTGCTGGGCACGGACTCATCGGCCCTCGGCGGCGCGACCGTCGCGAGGGATGTGCACACGATCATCGGCCTCGCCGCCTCGGGCGTGGGCGTCGGCCTGGGGCCGTCCCGCATGAGGGCGGTCCCGCGTCCGGGAGTGCGGTTCTGTGAAGTGACCCCGCGCACTCCCCTGCCCGATCTCGTCCTGTCCTTCGCGGGCCGCGATCACTCCCCGGTGCTGCGCGCCTTCCTCGACATCATCCGGAAGACCTGCCCCGACGTCGGCGCCGCACTCAACGACCGGCTCCAGCACCACACTTGA
- a CDS encoding aromatase/cyclase, which yields MSVTGTKHHTLHSVAVAAPAEVVYGIVADVTKWPQYFGPNVHVEHLEQDAGSERIRIWATANGAVKTWVSRRTFDAERLRVDFRQEVSAPPVAGMGGAWVVSPVDAGTSLLELHHDFEAVGDAPESVDWINAAVDRNSATELNNIKELAERHAELDELVFTFDDTVHMDADGADVFDFLNRADLWPERLPHVARLDLTEDEPGVQVMAMDTSTADGSVHTTESIRVVFAPDRIVYKQTTVPGLMTAHTGRWTIVAAGGGVDVTSRHTVTLRTDTIEKYLGEGKTVADARAYVHRALSTNSTNTLKLARSYAEALRG from the coding sequence GTGTCCGTGACCGGAACGAAGCACCACACCCTCCACAGCGTCGCCGTCGCCGCCCCCGCCGAGGTCGTGTACGGGATCGTCGCCGATGTCACCAAGTGGCCGCAGTACTTCGGCCCCAATGTGCACGTCGAGCACCTGGAGCAGGACGCGGGTTCGGAGCGCATCCGCATCTGGGCGACCGCGAACGGCGCCGTCAAGACCTGGGTCTCGCGCCGCACCTTTGACGCTGAGCGCCTGCGCGTCGACTTCCGCCAGGAGGTCTCGGCGCCGCCGGTGGCCGGCATGGGCGGCGCCTGGGTGGTCTCCCCCGTTGACGCCGGGACCTCGCTGCTCGAACTGCACCACGACTTCGAGGCCGTCGGCGACGCCCCCGAGTCGGTGGACTGGATCAACGCGGCCGTGGACCGCAACAGCGCGACCGAGCTGAACAACATCAAGGAACTCGCCGAGCGGCACGCCGAGTTGGATGAGCTCGTCTTCACCTTCGACGACACCGTCCACATGGACGCCGACGGCGCCGACGTGTTCGACTTCCTGAACCGGGCCGACCTGTGGCCCGAGCGCCTGCCGCACGTGGCGCGCCTGGACCTCACCGAGGACGAACCGGGTGTGCAGGTGATGGCGATGGACACCAGCACCGCCGACGGTTCGGTGCACACCACCGAGTCGATCCGCGTGGTCTTCGCCCCGGACCGCATCGTCTACAAGCAGACCACCGTGCCCGGTCTGATGACCGCCCATACCGGTCGCTGGACCATCGTCGCGGCGGGCGGCGGCGTCGATGTCACCTCCCGGCACACGGTCACGCTGCGGACCGACACCATCGAGAAGTACCTCGGCGAGGGCAAGACCGTGGCCGACGCCCGCGCCTATGTGCACCGCGCGCTGTCCACCAACTCCACCAACACCCTGAAGCTGGCCCGCAGTTACGCGGAGGCGCTCCGTGGCTGA
- a CDS encoding nuclear transport factor 2 family protein, with protein MSVTELPQAATTAGLYTEIQQFYAQQMHLLDDGRVEEWAHTFTTDGVFAANAQPVPAVGREAITAAAAAATEAYAKAGVQRRHWLGMVSVEGVDGDVVNARCYALVIETPRGGRPEIKASTLCVDRVVRVGGTWQIEDRQITRDDLI; from the coding sequence ATGAGCGTCACCGAGCTGCCGCAGGCCGCCACCACCGCCGGTCTGTACACGGAGATCCAGCAGTTCTACGCGCAGCAGATGCATCTGCTCGACGACGGCCGGGTAGAGGAGTGGGCCCACACCTTCACCACGGACGGCGTGTTCGCCGCCAACGCGCAGCCGGTGCCCGCGGTCGGGCGCGAGGCCATCACCGCGGCCGCGGCCGCCGCCACCGAGGCGTACGCCAAGGCCGGCGTCCAGCGCCGCCACTGGCTGGGCATGGTCTCGGTCGAGGGCGTCGACGGCGACGTCGTGAACGCCCGCTGCTACGCACTGGTCATCGAGACGCCGCGCGGCGGCCGCCCCGAGATCAAGGCGAGCACGCTGTGTGTGGACCGGGTGGTCCGCGTCGGTGGTACGTGGCAGATCGAGGACCGCCAGATCACCCGGGACGACCTGATCTGA
- a CDS encoding class I adenylate-forming enzyme family protein, with product MADTLPELPDRLDQLLSRAASAHPERRAIVTDDTELDYATLDARVTVVAAALQALAPEPSVVAVGSVLHPDFAVAYYAAVRAGHTVAVVNPLLREDDLAHVLGLGGASVVLLDPALNARLEQVRDRLPELREVVLIGAGTDGLARLTCDAPPAAHAKGPGDTAALQFTSGTTGRPKAVRLSHRNVTVNAAQIAQAHRLDGEAVTLNHLPTYHPMHLNSAIAAGATQVLCAAPEPYAALMTANRHGATILYSLPVRLARLAADPDLDSVSMTTVRRIASGGSGLPVPAARRLSKRFGVPVFQGYGLAETSPLTHSDDPDQPVHGSVGTPVAGTECRVVDIDSRAVLAVGGVGEVQLRGPQVMQGYAGGPDGTGLEPDGWLSTGDVGRIDADGRLFLVDRLKDVFKCDNFLVAPSDVERVLRRDARVADVVVVEVADAAHGAVAGALVVLAGAREEELAEIVDRANEALPYYQHIRDAMTLDVIPRSGNGKIQRRLLAERLTSRQPVAG from the coding sequence GTGGCTGACACCCTGCCCGAGCTGCCGGACCGCCTCGACCAGCTGCTTTCGCGGGCCGCGTCCGCCCATCCCGAGCGCCGTGCGATCGTCACCGACGACACCGAGCTGGACTACGCCACCCTGGACGCCCGGGTGACCGTCGTGGCGGCAGCCCTCCAGGCCCTGGCGCCCGAGCCGTCGGTCGTCGCGGTGGGCTCCGTGCTGCACCCCGACTTCGCGGTCGCGTACTACGCGGCCGTGCGGGCCGGGCACACCGTCGCGGTGGTCAACCCGCTGCTGCGCGAGGACGACCTGGCGCACGTGCTCGGTCTCGGCGGGGCGAGCGTCGTGCTGCTCGACCCGGCCCTGAACGCGCGCCTGGAGCAGGTCCGCGACCGGCTGCCCGAGCTGCGCGAGGTCGTGCTGATCGGCGCGGGCACGGACGGTCTGGCCCGGCTCACCTGCGACGCCCCGCCGGCCGCCCACGCCAAGGGCCCCGGCGACACCGCCGCTCTCCAGTTCACCAGTGGCACCACCGGCCGCCCCAAGGCGGTCCGGCTCAGCCACCGCAACGTGACGGTGAACGCCGCGCAGATCGCCCAGGCGCACCGCCTCGACGGCGAGGCGGTCACCCTGAACCATCTGCCGACCTATCACCCGATGCACCTCAACTCGGCGATCGCGGCGGGCGCCACACAGGTGCTGTGCGCAGCGCCGGAGCCGTACGCCGCGCTGATGACCGCGAACCGGCATGGCGCCACGATCCTGTACAGCCTGCCGGTCCGGCTGGCCCGGCTCGCGGCCGACCCGGACCTGGACTCCGTCTCGATGACGACGGTGCGCCGGATCGCCTCGGGCGGCTCCGGCCTTCCGGTACCGGCCGCCCGCCGCCTGTCCAAGCGGTTCGGCGTCCCGGTCTTCCAGGGGTACGGGCTCGCCGAGACCTCCCCGCTGACCCACAGCGACGACCCCGACCAGCCGGTGCACGGCTCGGTCGGCACGCCGGTCGCCGGGACCGAGTGCCGGGTCGTGGACATCGACTCGCGGGCGGTGCTCGCGGTGGGCGGCGTCGGCGAGGTGCAGCTGCGCGGCCCTCAGGTGATGCAGGGCTACGCGGGCGGGCCCGACGGCACCGGCCTGGAGCCGGACGGCTGGCTGAGCACCGGCGACGTCGGCCGGATCGACGCGGACGGCCGGCTGTTCCTGGTCGACCGCCTGAAAGACGTCTTCAAGTGCGACAACTTCCTGGTCGCCCCCTCGGACGTGGAGCGGGTGCTGCGCCGCGACGCGCGGGTCGCGGACGTCGTCGTGGTCGAGGTGGCGGACGCCGCGCACGGCGCGGTCGCGGGCGCCCTGGTGGTCCTCGCCGGGGCGCGCGAGGAAGAACTCGCGGAGATCGTGGACCGGGCCAACGAGGCGCTGCCGTACTACCAGCACATACGGGACGCCATGACCCTCGACGTCATTCCCCGCTCGGGCAACGGAAAGATCCAACGGCGGCTCCTGGCCGAGCGGTTGACCAGCCGTCAGCCCGTCGCGGGCTGA
- a CDS encoding SDR family NAD(P)-dependent oxidoreductase: MTQPKDTSERRVALITGATSGIGLASARALGQAGLAVFICARGAESVELTVKELREEGLEVSGATADVRSAESVKELVAAAVTAYGRVDVVVNNAGRSGGGVTADVSDEVWDDVIDTNLNSVFRVTREVLNVGGMRERGWGRVINIASTAGKQGVVLGAPYSASKHGVVGFTKALGNELAPTGITVNAVCPGYVETPMAQRVRQGYAEAYDTSEDAILAKFTSKIPLGRYSTPEEVAGLVGYLATDTAASITAQALNVCGGLGNF, translated from the coding sequence ATGACTCAGCCCAAGGACACGAGCGAGCGCCGGGTCGCGCTCATCACCGGGGCGACCAGCGGGATCGGGCTGGCGTCGGCGCGGGCGCTGGGCCAGGCCGGGCTCGCGGTGTTCATCTGCGCGCGCGGCGCCGAGTCCGTGGAGCTCACGGTCAAGGAGCTCCGCGAGGAGGGCCTTGAGGTCTCCGGCGCGACCGCCGACGTCCGCAGCGCCGAGTCCGTCAAGGAGCTCGTGGCCGCCGCCGTCACCGCGTACGGCCGTGTCGACGTCGTGGTCAACAACGCCGGCCGCAGCGGCGGCGGCGTGACCGCCGACGTCTCCGACGAGGTGTGGGACGACGTCATCGACACCAACTTGAACAGCGTGTTCCGGGTGACCCGCGAGGTGCTCAACGTCGGCGGCATGCGCGAGCGCGGCTGGGGCCGGGTCATCAACATCGCCTCCACGGCGGGCAAGCAGGGCGTGGTCCTCGGCGCCCCGTACTCCGCCTCCAAGCACGGCGTGGTCGGCTTCACCAAGGCGCTCGGCAACGAGCTCGCGCCGACCGGGATCACCGTGAACGCGGTCTGCCCCGGCTACGTCGAGACGCCGATGGCACAGCGCGTGCGGCAGGGCTACGCCGAGGCGTACGACACCTCCGAGGACGCGATCCTCGCCAAGTTCACCTCGAAGATCCCGCTGGGCCGCTACTCGACCCCCGAGGAGGTCGCCGGTCTGGTCGGCTACCTGGCCACCGACACCGCGGCCTCGATCACCGCGCAGGCGCTCAACGTCTGCGGCGGCCTCGGCAACTTCTGA
- a CDS encoding aldo/keto reductase produces MEYRRLGASGPVVSRVAFGNSLTAGNQLDDRAASACVRAALDAGITTFDTADAYAQGRAEEHLGRALAGVDRDSVVICTKVGRGGGPGPGALSPARIAESLDASLRRLGTGHIDLYQAHLYDDSTPLEDTMRAFADAVAAGKIRYVGVSEWAADEIERAAHLARELGIELVSNQPQYSMLWRVIEAEVVPACAPLGIGQMVWSPLAGGVLTGKYQPGRQPPAGSRAVAAKGGDVSIQRYRFLSDEVLSAVARVAELADDTNLTMPQLALAWVLQNAQVATAVIGASAPEQIGRNLAAAEAVLDPELLGRIDAALGPVVVTDPGLTLSRMLRAKAAAPSPATL; encoded by the coding sequence ATGGAGTACCGCCGTCTCGGTGCCTCGGGACCGGTGGTCAGCCGGGTCGCGTTCGGGAACTCGCTGACCGCGGGCAACCAGCTGGACGACCGGGCCGCCTCCGCCTGCGTACGGGCCGCCCTTGACGCGGGCATCACCACGTTCGACACCGCCGACGCGTATGCGCAGGGCCGGGCCGAGGAGCACCTCGGCCGGGCCCTCGCGGGCGTCGACCGGGACTCCGTGGTGATCTGCACCAAGGTGGGCAGGGGCGGCGGGCCGGGTCCCGGCGCGCTGTCGCCGGCCCGGATCGCCGAGAGCCTGGACGCCTCGCTGCGCCGCCTCGGCACCGGGCACATCGACCTGTACCAGGCGCACCTGTACGACGACTCGACGCCGCTCGAAGACACCATGCGGGCGTTCGCGGACGCCGTGGCCGCGGGCAAGATCCGCTACGTCGGTGTCTCGGAGTGGGCCGCCGACGAGATCGAGCGGGCCGCGCACCTCGCCCGCGAGCTGGGCATCGAGCTGGTCTCCAACCAGCCGCAGTACTCGATGCTGTGGCGGGTCATCGAGGCCGAGGTCGTCCCGGCGTGCGCGCCGCTCGGCATCGGGCAGATGGTCTGGTCGCCGCTGGCCGGTGGCGTACTGACCGGAAAGTACCAGCCGGGCCGGCAGCCGCCCGCGGGGTCCCGGGCGGTGGCCGCCAAGGGCGGCGACGTCTCGATCCAGCGCTACCGCTTCCTGTCGGACGAGGTGCTCAGCGCCGTCGCCCGCGTGGCCGAGCTGGCTGACGACACGAACCTGACGATGCCTCAACTCGCCCTGGCCTGGGTACTTCAGAACGCCCAGGTCGCCACGGCCGTGATCGGCGCCTCCGCGCCCGAGCAGATCGGCCGCAACCTCGCGGCCGCCGAGGCCGTGCTCGACCCCGAGCTGCTCGGCCGCATCGACGCCGCGCTCGGGCCCGTCGTGGTCACCGACCCCGGGCTGACCCTGAGCCGGATGCTCCGGGCGAAGGCCGCCGCTCCCTCCCCCGCCACCCTCTGA